The Gossypium arboreum isolate Shixiya-1 chromosome 2, ASM2569848v2, whole genome shotgun sequence region ACATATGTGGAAATAGATTTACAGTTCTTTCACTTTTGGTGTGTGAATGCCCACTTTTGTCGTTTTAGATAAAGTAGTTAGAACTTAGAAGTAGCACTGATTTCTTGGGATATGAAAACTTAAAGGATAAGGCAACTTAAAGCATCTTTGAAatgctttttattttttattttacataattttGTTTTGTCTAATAATCAATCTTCATGATCATGTAGTAATAAGTGGTTCTTTTCTAGCCTGCTACCCAAGATTAATGTTGGCTTTAGTATATATTTGGACagaaatatgaaaatgtgatCTGCAACCCCTCTCTAAATATAAGAAGTGAttgtatgaaattatgatttcatGTTATTCTTCTTAATTCTtagtattttaattaaatttaaatttttcaagaaaaaattgagtattaagaaaaaatttaatttattatttaactattaaaagTGATAAGAATGGCATAATATACCATTTTTTTCTCCAAATACATACAAATACGATTTTAAGGACTTTTATTAATGTACCCGACTAGTAATAGTACTAACCAGCCAAATGATTTACCATTCAGGTGATGGCAATTGTTCAGGGGATGGACAAAAATCTCCGGCCGTCAAATCTCTGCAATCAGCTCCATCAGAACAGCATTCTCGCTTTGAACTAGGATTTCGTCAGCCGCCCATGGTAATATGAATATTTGTTTCGAATTTTCTTCCTTAAAAGTATTATGAATGTCTTGTATTAAGAATTAGATTGTATGTATTTTTTTCTACtcaaaaaataggtaaattaattattatatactAAATCAAAGGACAAACTGGTATTCtgttaaaatttcatctatttttgctgttaaaaattaatttttgtatattAGCATGAGGTAGACATAGTATATCACATTGCTAGCTAGttaatggatggaatttttaatagaaaaactaAGTTACTTTTTGACCGGGATAACATAAAATCTGACTCCAAGTATAATAACTTCCATGGCATTTTTATCAACTTTCTTCATAAGGTGATTCATTTCTTTTTGCTAACATTTTTTATCCTTGCTAACTTCAATCATAGGTCTGTGCAAAATATCCTTACATGGATCAATGCTATGGAGTTTTCTCAACTTATGGACCTCCAGTTTCGGTTCGTCTTCTCTTATCTCTAACCTAACATAGTCTCTAGATTTATGTATACAGTTGATTCATATGGTCACCCATTATGACTATGTCTTAGGGTCGTGTTATGCTGCCATTAAACATAGCATCAGAGGATGGACCGATATATGTAAATGCCAAGCAGTACAATGGAATCCTTAGGCGTCGGCAATCTCGTGCAAAGGCTGTTCTTGAGAATAAACTCACTAAAGCTCGAAAGGTATAAAGATCATGGATGTGGTTGGTATATTTGAATGTGTTCCTATGCCAGAAATATTAAGTTTTTTCTTCTGCTTTTGTTCCTCAGCCATATATGCATTACTCTCGCCATCTGCACGCTATGCGTCGGCCGAGGGGATGTGGTGGCCGTTTCTTGAATACGAAAACTGGAAAAGATGAAAAGGAGACGAAGAAAGATGAAGGAAAAGTTCTTCACACTACAGGTTCACAAAACTCTGAAGTCCTGCAATCCGACAGTGGAACCTTGAACTCATCCAAGGAAGCCATTGGAGGTGGCTTAACACTTTCAGGTTCAGAAGTGACTAGCATGTACTCCAGGGAAGAACTTGAGCATAATTTCCCAATCAGTCATCTTGGACTGTCGTTTCATTCATTCCCAGTGATGATGGAAAATGGGCGTGGCTCAGTCATGCCCAACAGGTGGGTTGCACCAGCAGATCACTGTTTGCAACCCATACCAAGGGATTAGAGGGTTTGGGTTGAACCAAACCCACTTTTCTCTGCAGCAACCGAATCGATCTGCAACAGGTTTTGGTTGCTAGGCAAATCATTCTTGGCTCATCTTAGTTAAAGCTCTTCTTTACCTTGGAGTGGTGTGGAAGATGCTGAAAACCTTAATATAAGTAAATGTTGGATCAGACTGATCCAATACAAACTTTGAAACTTATATGCTTGTAATCCTAAATATGTAGCTTGTTGTGTTCTTGAAATTGTGCTATCTCCAGTTTTCCATATATGTTATCCTTGTGAAATAATGAACTAATGTATTATAAAATTGTTTGTCTGTCCGCAGATACTTACTTTtactattaatatatattaaataaataaaattaaccgCGCATCGCATGAGTAACAAATTTGTTTTACGCAATCAATAAGTGGAGTTGTAAATCGCTGAGAAACACACGTTTAGAAGTTGTTtttgtcaaagtcaagtcaataTACCATATAACTAGTCATACAAGTTGGAATAAATCAAAACAACGTAGTAGTTACGACTAATTGACTTTTGGTTCTTCTGAGTTCATAACCTTTAGTAATTGAATTTCCTTCTTATTTCCCATAAAATAATAAGAATCTGGGTTTTTATGTTTCAGTTGATTGTTTACTGTTTAAAGAACTCATTCCTACAAGACTAAATTTTCAGACAGgaataagaaaaacaaaaatcATGTTACAAGGCAAAGCTAACACATGGTGTTCCACAGTTGTTCTTATGTTCTTAATCCTAATCACAGGTTTTAAATATACTCCTTTCTCtgtttattttacttttaatcaTTTTGGATATGGATTGGTTATGTtgaactgttttttttttttttttggatttgcaGCTTTCATTACTGTGTCAGGAAATTCTCTAAACACAGACAAAGAAATCCTGTTGAACCTGAAATCATTTCTGGAAAATCAAAACCGAGTGAATCGAGGAAGGTACTCAGGATGGAATCGATGGACTTCAAATCCATGTGAGTGGCATGGAATCATGTGCTCCCCTGATATGGAGAGGGTTACTGGTATAAACCTCTCTGACAGCAAAATTTCTGGGGAAATGTTCAACAATTTCTCAGCTTTGACTCAACTTCATCACCTTGATTTCTCTAGAAACACACTCAAGGGATTGATTCCAGATGATTTAAACAGATGCCATAACCTTGTCTACCTCAACTTATCACATAATATTCTTGGAGGTGAGCTCAAGTTGACTGGATTGACCAGGTTAGAGAAGCTTGATTTGTCAACTAACCGGTTTCATGGGGAAGTTAAGTTTAGTTTCCCTGCAATTTGCAACAGGTTAGTTGTTGCAAACCTTTCAATGAACAATTTCATTGGTAGAATTGACACGTTCTTTGATGGGTGCTTGAATCTGATGTATCTGGACTTAAGCTCCAACAAATTTGCTGGTAATATTTGGACTGGTTTTTCAAGGTTAGTGGTGTTTTCAGTTTCTGAAAACCGTGTCAGTGGACTAATTTCTGCATCAAGTTTTTCAGACAATTGTCATCTGAAAGGCTTGGATTTATCAGTAAACATGTTCCATGGCGAAGTTCCGAGAGAGATTTCGTATTGTAAGAAATTGGTTATGTTGAATCTGTGGGGAAACAAATTTTCAGGGCCAATTCCATCAGAGCTTGGATCAATTTCCACCCTTGAAGGCTTACTATTGGGAAACAACGAGTTTTCTAGAGTGATTCCAGAATCTCTATTGTATCTGAACAACTTGGCTGTTCTGGATTTGAGCTACAACAATTTTGGTGGACGATTACAAGAGATTTTTGGTAGATTCAGACAATTGAAATCTCTTGTTCTTCAAGGGAATTCATATATTGATGGATTAAGTTTTTCCGGGATTCACAAGCTCACAAATATTTCAAGACTAGACTTAAGCTACAACAATTTTTCTGGACATTTACCAGCTGAATTCTCTGAAATGGTAGGTTTGAAGTTCTTAATCTTAGCCTACAATCAATTTACTGGTCCTATACCACCACAGTATGGCGACTTGTCACAACTTCAAGCTCTTGATCTCTCTTTCAATCGGCTCATCGGGTCGATCCCGCCTTCTTTCGGAAACTTAAGGTCTCTCTTGTGGTTAATGCTTGCAAACAATTCACTCACTGGTGAAATCCCTGGTGAACTTGGAAATTGCAGTAGCTTATTGTGGCTAAACCTTGCTAACAATCAACTTTCCAAAAGATTCCCACCTGAGTTAGCAAacattggaagaaatcccactcTAACATTCGAATCGAACCGACGAAGTAACGCGATGATTGCTGGTCCTAGCGACTGCTTGGTAACCAAGAGGCTGCTAACAATGGATTACTCACCTTTTGGTTTTATATACACAATTCTTACCAGGAAGATTTGCAAAAACGTATGGGATCAGTTGCTTCAAGGATATGGTTTTTTCCAAGTTTGTGTTAAAGGTTCACCGGTTCGAAAATATCGAGTTTCGGGTTATCTTCAACTAAGTGGCAATAAACTCACAGGGGAAGTCCCTTCAGATATTGGTAAAATGCAGCATTTCAGTGTGCTACATTTGAGTTACAATCAATTCAATGGGGAACTTCCTGTAGAGATTGGAAATTTGCCACTTGTGGTACTGAATATCTCCTGGAACAAATTTTCAGGTCAAATTCCAAGGGAAATTGGGAACCTGAATTGTTTACAGAATCTTGATCTATCACACAATAATTTCTCAGGCATATTTCCAACCAACTTGAATTGTTTGAATGAGCTTAGCAagttcaacatt contains the following coding sequences:
- the LOC108462758 gene encoding probable LRR receptor-like serine/threonine-protein kinase At1g74360, whose protein sequence is MLQGKANTWCSTVVLMFLILITAFITVSGNSLNTDKEILLNLKSFLENQNRVNRGRYSGWNRWTSNPCEWHGIMCSPDMERVTGINLSDSKISGEMFNNFSALTQLHHLDFSRNTLKGLIPDDLNRCHNLVYLNLSHNILGGELKLTGLTRLEKLDLSTNRFHGEVKFSFPAICNRLVVANLSMNNFIGRIDTFFDGCLNLMYLDLSSNKFAGNIWTGFSRLVVFSVSENRVSGLISASSFSDNCHLKGLDLSVNMFHGEVPREISYCKKLVMLNLWGNKFSGPIPSELGSISTLEGLLLGNNEFSRVIPESLLYLNNLAVLDLSYNNFGGRLQEIFGRFRQLKSLVLQGNSYIDGLSFSGIHKLTNISRLDLSYNNFSGHLPAEFSEMVGLKFLILAYNQFTGPIPPQYGDLSQLQALDLSFNRLIGSIPPSFGNLRSLLWLMLANNSLTGEIPGELGNCSSLLWLNLANNQLSKRFPPELANIGRNPTLTFESNRRSNAMIAGPSDCLVTKRLLTMDYSPFGFIYTILTRKICKNVWDQLLQGYGFFQVCVKGSPVRKYRVSGYLQLSGNKLTGEVPSDIGKMQHFSVLHLSYNQFNGELPVEIGNLPLVVLNISWNKFSGQIPREIGNLNCLQNLDLSHNNFSGIFPTNLNCLNELSKFNISFNPQIAGQIPNIGQLATFEEESYLGNPFLHSRLFKLQDPSVPPLNSGKEALPGEEESEDGFWWKALLMEYGCGMAFGMVMLFICVVKVQPKWVVNKVEGLHQLKAVRPWKKNGSRGGGRII
- the LOC108463132 gene encoding nuclear transcription factor Y subunit A-10 — encoded protein: MAMQTLYAKEHDGIVHNPMGQLAPVPSQPWWSALGSQSSIYGESCGQLKNLLMEHPSNGDQLTCTKQAGRVNEQGLNKGNPAHFTIFPGDGNCSGDGQKSPAVKSLQSAPSEQHSRFELGFRQPPMVCAKYPYMDQCYGVFSTYGPPVSGRVMLPLNIASEDGPIYVNAKQYNGILRRRQSRAKAVLENKLTKARKPYMHYSRHLHAMRRPRGCGGRFLNTKTGKDEKETKKDEGKVLHTTGSQNSEVLQSDSGTLNSSKEAIGGGLTLSGSEVTSMYSREELEHNFPISHLGLSFHSFPVMMENGRGSVMPNRWVAPADHCLQPIPRD